The following coding sequences are from one Geodermatophilus normandii window:
- a CDS encoding type II toxin-antitoxin system Phd/YefM family antitoxin → MTTQSLAAVKAHFSQVIDEVAGTHERVTVTKNGSPVAVILAVEDYESLVETLEILSDSRARSEIRQAEEAMAAGEVYGEAEVRAALAARRR, encoded by the coding sequence ATGACGACCCAGTCGCTGGCGGCAGTCAAGGCGCACTTCAGCCAGGTGATCGACGAGGTCGCCGGCACACACGAACGCGTCACCGTCACCAAGAACGGCAGCCCGGTCGCGGTCATCCTCGCCGTCGAGGACTACGAGTCCCTGGTGGAGACCTTGGAGATCCTCTCCGATTCCCGAGCGCGATCGGAGATCAGGCAGGCGGAGGAAGCGATGGCCGCCGGTGAGGTCTACGGCGAGGCCGAGGTGCGGGCCGCACTCGCGGCTCGCCGGCGGTGA
- a CDS encoding DUF2510 domain-containing protein — MNAAPPGGTPEQNSSAVTSGTSAIGHATGGAAPSAGWYPTPSGEQRYWDGEQWLSLPPPADAMLLSPGSQQNGSGRKKSQRTKWFLIVGAAVLLLGLIGGGIAWKIADNERQAEAAAQAAAEQSAAEASEEQARQEAAAASAAAAAQERADEAERASRLASIPEIEASVKAMAEDHAADGLIDGPIIEVTCSPVGGGSTDDLTQQTTVFECFAAHRDNGDGTMSGYTYNATMNWSTGSYTYGLGAP, encoded by the coding sequence ATGAACGCAGCACCTCCCGGCGGCACTCCGGAGCAGAACTCCTCCGCAGTGACAAGTGGCACGTCGGCCATCGGCCACGCGACGGGCGGTGCGGCTCCGAGTGCTGGCTGGTACCCCACTCCTTCTGGAGAACAGCGGTACTGGGATGGCGAGCAGTGGCTCTCGTTGCCTCCTCCCGCCGACGCAATGTTATTGAGTCCCGGAAGCCAGCAAAACGGCTCAGGGCGGAAGAAGTCGCAGCGCACGAAGTGGTTTCTGATCGTCGGTGCGGCGGTGCTTCTCCTCGGTCTGATCGGTGGCGGAATCGCGTGGAAGATCGCGGACAACGAGCGGCAGGCTGAAGCAGCAGCGCAGGCAGCGGCTGAACAGTCCGCCGCCGAAGCGAGCGAGGAGCAGGCCCGACAAGAAGCCGCAGCTGCATCCGCGGCTGCAGCCGCCCAAGAGCGGGCGGATGAGGCGGAGCGCGCCTCGAGGCTCGCGTCCATCCCGGAGATCGAGGCAAGCGTCAAGGCGATGGCCGAGGATCACGCGGCCGACGGGCTCATCGATGGCCCGATCATCGAGGTGACGTGCTCTCCTGTCGGTGGCGGGTCGACCGATGACCTGACGCAGCAGACGACCGTCTTCGAGTGCTTCGCCGCCCATAGGGACAACGGCGACGGAACGATGAGCGGATATACCTACAACGCGACGATGAACTGGTCGACGGGCTCCTACACGTACGGCCTCGGGGCGCCGTAG
- a CDS encoding type II toxin-antitoxin system RelE family toxin produces the protein MTGPRRHTVVLSAAAKRAIERDLPEPVAVAVVDFLFGPLATDPYRVGKPLRFDLEGYWSARRGQYRVIYSIHDDEVLVRVVRISHRADVYG, from the coding sequence GTGACCGGCCCTCGTCGCCACACCGTCGTCCTCTCGGCCGCGGCCAAGCGTGCCATCGAGCGAGACCTCCCCGAGCCGGTGGCTGTCGCGGTCGTCGACTTCCTCTTCGGGCCGCTGGCTACGGACCCGTACCGCGTGGGGAAGCCGCTGCGCTTCGATCTCGAGGGCTACTGGTCCGCGCGACGGGGTCAGTACCGCGTCATCTACTCGATCCACGACGACGAGGTCCTCGTCAGGGTCGTGCGCATCTCGCACCGCGCCGACGTCTACGGCTGA
- a CDS encoding crotonase/enoyl-CoA hydratase family protein: MDDAHRRVSWEVTDGVAHVRLDRPEKLNALDSPMFEALVAAGSELVDREDVGAVVLSGEGRAFCAGLDFGEFAAMRDRQGPRADAMRPALGAARARGQQAAHVWSLVPAPVLAAVHGVAFGGGLQIALGADIRIVVPDARLSVMEIRWGIVPDMTGTQVLPELVGRDVAKELALTGREVTGEEAVALGLATRQAADPLTAALALAREIAGHSRRATRHVKRLMDLAGRVDLEEGFQAEQDAMRELVGSPEQVAVVERRLAGR; this comes from the coding sequence ATGGACGACGCACACCGGCGGGTGAGCTGGGAGGTGACCGACGGGGTCGCCCACGTCCGACTGGACCGCCCGGAGAAGCTGAACGCGCTGGACTCGCCGATGTTCGAGGCGCTGGTCGCCGCGGGGTCGGAGCTGGTCGACCGCGAGGACGTCGGTGCTGTCGTCCTCAGCGGTGAGGGGCGGGCCTTCTGCGCCGGCCTCGACTTCGGCGAGTTCGCCGCCATGCGTGACCGGCAGGGACCGCGGGCCGACGCCATGAGGCCCGCGCTGGGTGCGGCGCGGGCCCGCGGGCAGCAGGCCGCGCACGTGTGGTCGCTCGTCCCGGCGCCGGTGCTGGCGGCGGTGCACGGGGTCGCGTTCGGCGGTGGCCTGCAGATCGCTCTGGGTGCCGACATCCGGATCGTCGTTCCGGACGCGCGGCTGTCGGTCATGGAGATCCGGTGGGGCATCGTCCCGGACATGACCGGCACGCAGGTCCTGCCCGAGTTGGTGGGGCGTGATGTGGCGAAGGAACTGGCGCTGACCGGCCGTGAGGTGACGGGCGAGGAGGCCGTGGCGTTGGGGCTGGCGACCCGCCAGGCTGCCGATCCCCTCACGGCGGCGCTCGCGCTCGCCCGCGAGATCGCGGGCCACAGCCGACGTGCGACGCGCCACGTCAAGCGGCTCATGGACCTCGCCGGGCGGGTGGACCTCGAGGAGGGCTTCCAGGCCGAGCAGGACGCCATGCGGGAGCTGGTCGGCTCCCCGGAGCAGGTCGCGGTGGTGGAGCGGAGACTCGCCGGTCGGTGA
- a CDS encoding wax ester/triacylglycerol synthase family O-acyltransferase, whose translation MHPGHPGRRGGRPPSPLRCSRRSGSGTTIRTHACRPGGWKELPMARPRPLSPADAGFLYAETREAPQHVGTLIRLQPPEDAPPEYLRGIHERLRAAPSVVSPWNLRLATPWFQYNPLHAWVEDEKFDLDYHVRRTAVPAPGDERELGTLVARLHASPLDLSKPLWELHVIEGLEDGGFALFVKVHHSLVDGYTLTKAHERAFTTDPDSAQSRLFYDVPLKTSAASDDLAASWADPAGLLRSAGQAARALGPLTRALTRLTWNRGPLVGTFQAPNTPFNERITRNRRFATQQYPLARLKRLAGASGTKLNDIALAACGGGIRRYLLELGELPDAPLVAFVPVNIRPEDDPGGGNAVGALLASMATDVADPVERLRAVHASTTEAKNQFVGMTPEAITAYSQTLMAPVGLQTLGAITGLGTPRVLFNVVVSNVPGPPEPLYFAGARVVAMYPASIVSHGLALNITLFSYAGQMHIGFTGCRDTVPHLQKLAVYTGEAVAELEQALALES comes from the coding sequence ATGCACCCCGGCCATCCCGGACGGAGGGGTGGCCGCCCACCGTCCCCGCTCCGGTGTAGCCGTCGCTCGGGGAGCGGGACGACGATCCGTACACACGCCTGCCGTCCAGGCGGGTGGAAGGAGCTCCCCATGGCACGCCCACGACCTCTCAGCCCCGCGGACGCGGGTTTCCTCTATGCCGAGACGCGGGAGGCACCGCAACACGTCGGCACCCTGATCCGCTTGCAGCCGCCCGAGGACGCGCCGCCCGAGTACCTGCGCGGGATCCACGAGCGGCTCCGAGCCGCACCGTCGGTCGTCAGCCCCTGGAATCTCAGGCTCGCCACGCCCTGGTTCCAGTACAACCCCCTGCACGCGTGGGTCGAGGACGAGAAGTTCGACCTCGACTACCACGTACGCCGCACCGCCGTGCCCGCCCCCGGCGACGAGCGCGAGCTCGGCACCCTCGTCGCCCGGCTGCACGCCAGCCCCCTCGACCTGTCCAAACCCCTGTGGGAGCTGCACGTCATCGAGGGGCTCGAGGACGGCGGCTTCGCGCTGTTCGTGAAGGTGCACCACTCCCTCGTGGACGGCTACACGCTCACGAAGGCCCATGAGCGCGCCTTCACCACCGACCCGGACAGCGCGCAGTCGCGCCTGTTCTACGACGTCCCGCTCAAGACCTCGGCCGCCTCGGACGACCTCGCCGCCTCGTGGGCGGACCCGGCGGGCCTGCTCCGCTCCGCCGGCCAGGCTGCCCGTGCGCTCGGCCCGCTGACCCGCGCGCTCACCAGGCTCACGTGGAACCGCGGCCCGCTGGTCGGCACCTTCCAGGCACCCAACACCCCGTTCAACGAGCGGATCACCCGCAACCGTCGCTTCGCCACGCAGCAGTACCCGCTGGCGCGACTCAAGCGTCTGGCCGGGGCCAGCGGGACCAAGCTCAACGACATCGCCCTGGCAGCCTGCGGCGGAGGCATCCGGAGATACCTGCTCGAGCTGGGCGAGCTGCCGGATGCCCCTCTGGTCGCGTTCGTCCCGGTGAACATCCGTCCCGAGGACGACCCGGGCGGCGGCAACGCCGTCGGCGCCCTGCTGGCCTCGATGGCAACCGACGTCGCCGACCCGGTAGAGCGGCTGCGGGCGGTCCACGCATCGACGACCGAGGCCAAGAACCAGTTCGTGGGGATGACCCCGGAGGCCATCACGGCCTACAGCCAGACGCTCATGGCGCCCGTCGGACTCCAGACGCTCGGCGCCATCACCGGGCTCGGCACGCCGCGGGTCCTCTTCAACGTGGTCGTCTCCAACGTGCCCGGGCCGCCCGAGCCGCTCTACTTCGCCGGGGCCCGCGTGGTGGCGATGTACCCGGCCTCGATCGTGAGCCACGGTCTCGCCCTGAACATCACGTTGTTCAGCTACGCAGGCCAGATGCACATCGGGTTCACCGGCTGCCGCGACACCGTCCCCCACCTCCAGAAACTCGCCGTCTACACCGGCGAGGCCGTGGCCGAGCTCGAGCAGGCACTCGCCCTGGAGTCCTGA
- a CDS encoding DNA polymerase domain-containing protein codes for MASSKDAVVLTVDGQEVRVSNPEKPYFAERGIRKIDVVEYFVAVGEGILFALRDRPTTLERWPGGVFEGARLSTRMDNTGDAFYQKRVPKNAPDWVPTAHITFPSGRTADEIAPDSVAVVAWCANLGTLTFHPWPVSKGDVEQPDQIRIDLDPQPGTDFSDAVWVAPHVRELLHELGMEGWPKTSGGRGVHVYVPIQPRWTFPEVRRAVIAFGRELERRIPDRVTMSWWKEERGEKIFIDYNQMARDRTIASAYSIRPKPHAPVSAPLDWDELPDVSPFDFDVLTMPARFRKVGDKHAGLAGHAFGIEPLLELAERQARDDGLGDLPYPPDYPKMPGEPMRVQPSRARRPTSAEG; via the coding sequence GTGGCCAGCAGCAAGGACGCCGTCGTCCTGACCGTCGACGGGCAGGAGGTGCGGGTCTCCAACCCGGAGAAGCCGTACTTCGCCGAGCGCGGGATCCGCAAGATCGACGTCGTCGAGTACTTCGTCGCCGTCGGCGAGGGGATCCTGTTCGCCCTGCGGGACCGGCCGACGACGCTCGAGCGCTGGCCCGGCGGGGTCTTCGAGGGCGCCCGGCTGTCGACCCGGATGGACAACACCGGCGACGCCTTCTACCAGAAGCGGGTGCCCAAGAACGCCCCCGACTGGGTGCCCACCGCGCACATCACCTTCCCCAGCGGCCGGACCGCCGACGAGATCGCGCCGGACTCGGTCGCCGTCGTCGCGTGGTGCGCCAACCTGGGCACGCTGACCTTCCACCCGTGGCCGGTGTCGAAGGGCGACGTCGAGCAGCCCGACCAGATCCGCATCGACCTCGACCCGCAGCCGGGCACCGACTTCTCCGACGCCGTCTGGGTGGCCCCGCACGTGCGCGAGCTGCTGCACGAGCTCGGCATGGAGGGCTGGCCGAAGACCTCCGGCGGACGCGGCGTGCACGTGTACGTACCGATCCAGCCGCGCTGGACCTTCCCCGAGGTGCGCCGGGCGGTGATCGCCTTCGGCCGCGAGCTCGAGCGGCGGATCCCCGACCGCGTGACGATGTCCTGGTGGAAGGAGGAGCGCGGCGAGAAGATCTTCATCGACTACAACCAGATGGCCCGGGACCGCACGATCGCCTCGGCCTACTCCATCCGGCCCAAGCCGCACGCCCCCGTCTCCGCGCCGCTGGACTGGGACGAGCTGCCCGACGTCTCGCCGTTCGACTTCGACGTGCTGACCATGCCGGCACGGTTCCGGAAGGTCGGTGACAAGCACGCCGGCCTGGCCGGGCACGCCTTCGGCATCGAGCCGCTGCTGGAGCTCGCCGAGCGCCAGGCCAGGGACGACGGGTTGGGCGACCTGCCCTATCCGCCCGACTACCCGAAGATGCCGGGAGAGCCCATGCGGGTCCAACCGAGCAGGGCCAGGCGTCCGACCAGCGCGGAGGGATAA
- a CDS encoding alpha/beta hydrolase — protein sequence MRSRRGLLAASTGLLLAVTGCSSFTDESSPADSSPSSATTTPAEPEAAPITWTDCDAEITELIAGTPGSERDLAFECGRTEVPIDHDEADGATLPLFLIRATLAGQADRIGSLLVNPGGPGASGADAALSLALSLPEDVLRRFDLVGFDPRGVGLSTPVECIPADLKDRLLAAEPRPTTQEQMDEVLGLTDEIADACAEEYGDALGTFSTVDTARDMDLLRESLGDEQLTFLGYSYGTTLGSTYAELFPENVRAMVLDAAVDPDADPQADAEAQAAGLEAGFDAFAANCTSLVSGCPIGADPRRFVQDLMGAAAAAPIASSTPGETRTATPGVILTAVAAALYDSGSWPQLSQSLAAASTGDAAGLFALADAYRGRLADGSYTNQLDANIAINCADTAEDVTYSEEEVLQLAQDWNQRYPLFGAYAAASLYTCGVWDAERTPLPERDADGSAPILVVGTTGDPVTPLPGAEDMAEDLTAGTLLVWQGQEHTAYPKTDCVTAAVDAYLIDLTAPQDGLTCPA from the coding sequence ATGCGTTCGCGCCGCGGCCTGCTCGCCGCCTCGACCGGACTGCTCCTGGCGGTCACCGGCTGTAGCTCGTTCACCGACGAGTCGTCGCCGGCGGACTCCTCCCCGTCGTCCGCGACGACGACGCCGGCCGAACCGGAGGCCGCCCCGATCACCTGGACCGACTGCGACGCGGAGATCACCGAGCTCATCGCCGGCACACCGGGCAGTGAGCGCGACCTCGCCTTCGAGTGCGGCCGCACCGAGGTGCCGATCGACCACGACGAGGCCGACGGCGCCACGCTGCCGCTGTTCCTCATCCGCGCGACGCTGGCCGGGCAGGCCGACCGGATCGGCTCGCTGCTGGTCAACCCGGGCGGCCCGGGCGCCTCGGGAGCCGACGCCGCGCTGAGCCTGGCGCTCTCGCTGCCCGAGGACGTCCTGCGCCGCTTCGACCTGGTGGGCTTCGACCCGCGCGGCGTCGGTCTGTCGACGCCGGTCGAGTGCATCCCCGCCGACCTCAAGGACCGGCTCCTCGCCGCCGAGCCGCGGCCGACCACCCAGGAGCAGATGGACGAGGTCCTCGGGCTGACCGACGAGATCGCCGACGCCTGCGCCGAGGAGTACGGGGACGCGCTGGGCACGTTCAGCACCGTCGACACCGCGCGGGACATGGACCTGCTGCGCGAGTCGCTGGGCGACGAGCAGCTGACCTTCCTCGGCTACTCCTACGGCACCACGCTGGGCTCCACCTACGCCGAGCTGTTCCCGGAGAACGTGCGCGCGATGGTGCTCGACGCCGCGGTCGACCCCGACGCCGACCCGCAGGCCGACGCGGAGGCACAGGCGGCGGGCCTGGAGGCCGGCTTCGACGCCTTCGCCGCGAACTGCACGAGCCTGGTGTCGGGGTGCCCGATCGGTGCGGACCCGCGCCGGTTCGTGCAGGACCTCATGGGGGCGGCCGCGGCCGCGCCGATCGCCAGCAGCACGCCCGGCGAGACCCGCACCGCGACGCCGGGGGTCATCCTCACCGCGGTCGCGGCGGCCCTCTACGACAGCGGGTCGTGGCCGCAGCTGTCGCAGTCGCTGGCCGCCGCCAGCACCGGCGACGCCGCGGGCCTGTTCGCCCTCGCCGACGCCTACCGGGGCCGGCTCGCGGACGGCTCGTACACCAACCAGCTCGACGCCAACATCGCGATCAACTGCGCCGACACCGCCGAGGACGTGACGTACTCCGAGGAGGAGGTGCTGCAGCTGGCGCAGGACTGGAACCAGCGCTACCCGCTGTTCGGCGCCTACGCGGCCGCCAGCCTCTACACCTGCGGGGTGTGGGACGCCGAGCGCACGCCGCTGCCCGAGCGCGACGCCGACGGCAGCGCGCCGATCCTCGTCGTCGGCACCACGGGGGACCCGGTGACGCCGCTGCCCGGCGCCGAGGACATGGCCGAGGACCTGACCGCCGGCACGCTGCTCGTCTGGCAGGGCCAGGAGCACACCGCCTACCCGAAGACCGACTGCGTCACCGCGGCGGTCGACGCCTACCTCATCGACCTCACGGCGCCGCAGGACGGGCTGACGTGCCCGGCCTGA